From a region of the bacterium genome:
- a CDS encoding HEPN domain-containing protein, with the protein MEESHPTPPEWWEAQAREDLITAKFNLKGQRYYAAAFFSHQVAEKALKSVILRRGQDMPYTHSLKLLLAVCEPSPAVREAALDLAPEYGKAKCPYHARGVPANLYDEKRAAECIVLAGIVLAWALGDMAGGRDVISS; encoded by the coding sequence ATGGAAGAGTCGCACCCGACTCCGCCTGAGTGGTGGGAGGCGCAGGCCAGGGAGGATCTGATAACGGCCAAATTCAACCTAAAGGGGCAGAGATACTATGCAGCGGCCTTCTTCTCCCATCAGGTCGCAGAGAAAGCCCTGAAGTCCGTCATTCTCCGTCGAGGTCAAGATATGCCCTACACGCACAGCCTCAAGCTGCTGCTTGCCGTCTGCGAGCCATCGCCCGCCGTGCGCGAGGCGGCGCTGGACCTTGCGCCTGAATATGGCAAAGCCAAATGTCCTTACCACGCCCGAGGCGTCCCGGCGAACCTTTACGATGAAAAACGCGCGGCCGAGTGCATCGTGCTCGCAGGCATCGTGCTCGCCTGGGCGCTCGGGGACATGGCCGGCGGCAGAGACGTGATCAGCTCCTGA
- a CDS encoding glycosyltransferase, producing MNIAIDARRISDRHAGMGVYTFNLLRAMERIDTRNQYTIFCNPLKTNRVDFKNPNFNTYVTPITIENHLVGDFWRNFYLPYRLKLAETDVFHDPGYFLPVVSGRYKSVVTVHDLVVYTFPQTNSKKYFWYMRQMTKIGVEKADLIIALSFHTKEDLIRILKVPESKVRVVYSATNEHLKPVTDPAEIVATREKFGIEGPYILCVNTIEPRKNLPRLLSAYHLLKTEMNLEHKLVVCGMFGWLYGDVFTTIRELGLEDSIIFTSYVKDEDLPRLYSGAELFVFPSLYEGFGLPALEAMACGAPVITSSSSSLPEIVGDAAILINPYSIEELAEAMYKVLTDESLRSKMRKDGLSRASLFSWEKTASQTLGIYEELHSAKRPALQVFFDDTYLDAIAQPRPEVSIIIVNWNVKQLLLDCIDSIKRTIGSLPHEIIVVDNASHDGSVEALGKRYPNVKIIKNLRNEGFAAANNLAARRAIGRHVCFLNPDSIVEPGAFQAMIDVLDADDRIGLVGPKLFNEDGSLQPSARNFLTNLNLMMSHLLFKPIFSQRVRAKLVYEDWAHDETREVDWLVGACLMLKRTALERIGPFDEGYFMFHEDTDLCYRTKKAGYKVFFVHNACITHFGGKSCEQRWGDFTVLKYLASKHIFIRKHYGRLALFTHRVLIMGLELLRLAAALLKHLFSMANKDETKRAVSFYKTAVALELGFIDSLDLDRLAGEASGTGAERSS from the coding sequence ATGAACATCGCCATAGACGCCAGGAGGATAAGCGACCGCCACGCCGGGATGGGTGTCTATACTTTCAACCTCCTTCGCGCGATGGAGCGGATCGATACCAGAAATCAATACACTATCTTCTGCAATCCGCTGAAGACCAATAGGGTTGATTTCAAGAATCCCAACTTCAACACCTATGTGACCCCGATAACGATTGAGAATCACTTAGTCGGCGACTTCTGGCGCAACTTTTATCTGCCATACCGGCTTAAATTGGCCGAGACCGATGTTTTTCACGATCCTGGCTATTTCCTGCCGGTGGTCTCCGGCAGGTACAAGTCGGTCGTTACGGTGCACGACCTTGTGGTCTATACGTTCCCGCAGACTAACAGCAAGAAATACTTCTGGTACATGAGGCAGATGACCAAGATCGGCGTCGAAAAGGCCGACCTAATCATCGCCTTATCCTTTCACACGAAGGAGGACTTGATCCGCATACTGAAAGTCCCCGAGAGCAAGGTCAGGGTGGTCTATTCCGCTACAAATGAGCACCTCAAGCCCGTGACCGACCCAGCGGAGATCGTCGCGACTAGGGAGAAGTTCGGCATCGAGGGCCCGTATATCCTGTGCGTCAACACCATCGAGCCCAGAAAAAACCTGCCGAGGCTTCTCAGCGCCTATCATCTGTTGAAAACCGAGATGAACCTCGAGCACAAGCTCGTCGTTTGCGGGATGTTCGGCTGGCTTTATGGCGATGTGTTCACCACCATCAGGGAGCTTGGCCTTGAGGACTCGATAATTTTCACAAGCTACGTCAAGGATGAGGACTTACCCAGGCTGTACAGCGGGGCAGAGCTCTTTGTCTTCCCCTCGCTTTACGAAGGCTTCGGCCTACCTGCGCTTGAGGCGATGGCCTGTGGAGCGCCAGTCATCACATCAAGCTCGTCGTCGCTGCCGGAGATAGTGGGCGACGCGGCGATCCTGATCAACCCATACTCGATCGAGGAGCTCGCTGAGGCGATGTACAAGGTTCTGACAGACGAGTCGCTGCGGAGCAAGATGAGAAAGGATGGGCTGTCCCGCGCGTCGCTCTTCTCTTGGGAGAAGACGGCGTCCCAGACCTTGGGCATTTACGAGGAGCTTCACTCGGCCAAGAGGCCGGCGCTGCAAGTCTTTTTTGACGACACCTACCTAGATGCGATTGCCCAGCCGCGACCGGAGGTCTCGATAATTATCGTCAACTGGAATGTCAAACAGCTCCTGCTTGACTGCATCGACTCGATCAAGAGGACCATTGGAAGCCTGCCGCACGAGATAATCGTCGTCGATAACGCCTCGCACGACGGAAGCGTCGAGGCCCTAGGAAAGAGGTATCCCAACGTCAAGATCATCAAAAACCTCCGCAACGAGGGCTTCGCCGCCGCAAATAACCTCGCGGCGAGGCGCGCCATAGGCCGGCATGTTTGCTTTCTCAATCCGGACTCCATCGTGGAGCCGGGCGCGTTCCAGGCCATGATCGATGTCCTTGACGCCGACGACAGGATAGGTCTCGTAGGGCCGAAGCTGTTCAACGAAGACGGCTCTCTCCAGCCCTCAGCAAGGAACTTCCTCACAAACCTGAATCTCATGATGTCCCACCTTCTCTTCAAGCCGATCTTCTCGCAACGTGTGCGCGCCAAGCTCGTCTATGAAGACTGGGCCCACGACGAAACTCGCGAGGTCGATTGGCTCGTAGGCGCTTGCCTAATGCTCAAAAGAACCGCCCTGGAGCGGATCGGCCCGTTCGACGAGGGCTACTTCATGTTTCATGAGGACACTGACCTGTGCTACCGAACCAAGAAAGCCGGCTACAAGGTCTTCTTCGTCCACAACGCATGTATTACCCACTTCGGGGGCAAGTCCTGTGAGCAGAGATGGGGCGATTTCACCGTCCTGAAATACCTCGCCTCCAAACACATTTTCATCAGGAAGCACTACGGGCGCCTCGCCCTTTTTACGCACCGCGTCCTGATCATGGGTCTGGAGTTGCTGAGGCTTGCGGCGGCCCTCCTAAAACACCTCTTCTCGATGGCCAACAAGGATGAGACCAAGCGGGCGGTCAGTTTTTACAAGACCGCCGTTGCGCTCGAGCTCGGTTTCATAGACAGCCTCGATCTCGACAGGTTAGCAGGGGAGGCATCTGGGACCGGCGCCGAACGCTCATCCTGA
- a CDS encoding S41 family peptidase codes for MRRVLRGVTTVILVALFAAVGVGVGSNLSTHFRNLFLYNEVLSIVQHRYVEKQEPSKLILASIQGMLRSLDPHSHILNKLMSEQLRQDQRGSFYGVGIQFDIIGGILTVIAPIEGTPASRVGLLAGDRIVKINGEDARGITTIDVIKKLKGPEGTKVTITVQREGVPEPLVFTITRGRIPTSSVPYYFMLDETIGYLRLTRFAETTASEMRKGIHELEKQGMQEMVLDLRYNGGGLLNQAIAVSDMFLDAGLPIVSTKGRTPKSDQLVFASKEVKLPHMPVIMLIDDGTASGAEIVAGAVQDNDRGLIVGIRSFGKGLVQSVIQLPHNWTLVLTTARYYTPSGRCIQKPYSQYGSGYLAETTEEEKENHAIYRSRAGRKLGGGGGIYPDVVVKYTELGKGFEKLHRKNVFTLFGLHYAATHRDLGMDFSVTDEMISEFLAFAAKNGVEITKEELVGEKEQYVKTYIRWRIVRSLWGNKEAAKTFTAIDDQVQKAIELMPDARKMLEQSYLPSLKHGGEPTPSPAAVPGAASRMRSLDMLL; via the coding sequence GTGAGAAGAGTGCTACGCGGGGTAACGACGGTCATATTGGTCGCTCTTTTTGCGGCGGTTGGCGTCGGCGTTGGCTCCAATCTTTCAACACATTTCAGGAATCTTTTCCTATATAACGAGGTGCTGAGCATCGTTCAGCACCGCTACGTGGAGAAGCAGGAGCCCTCGAAGCTGATCTTGGCCTCCATCCAGGGAATGTTGAGAAGCCTTGATCCGCACTCTCACATATTGAACAAGCTGATGAGCGAACAGCTGCGGCAGGACCAGAGGGGGAGCTTTTATGGGGTTGGCATCCAGTTCGACATAATTGGTGGGATATTGACGGTGATTGCGCCGATCGAGGGCACGCCGGCGTCCAGGGTAGGGCTGCTGGCGGGCGACCGCATCGTCAAGATAAATGGCGAGGATGCGCGGGGCATTACAACGATAGATGTGATAAAAAAACTTAAAGGCCCGGAGGGGACGAAGGTCACGATTACCGTGCAGCGAGAGGGCGTCCCGGAACCGCTGGTGTTCACAATCACGCGAGGCAGAATCCCAACATCCAGCGTTCCCTATTACTTCATGCTAGACGAGACAATAGGCTATCTCAGGCTCACGAGATTCGCCGAGACGACAGCGAGCGAGATGAGAAAGGGGATTCACGAGCTTGAGAAACAAGGGATGCAGGAAATGGTCCTCGACCTGCGCTACAACGGTGGCGGCCTTCTTAATCAGGCGATCGCAGTCAGCGACATGTTTCTTGATGCGGGATTGCCCATTGTCTCGACCAAAGGGAGGACCCCTAAGTCTGACCAGCTGGTTTTCGCGAGCAAGGAAGTTAAGCTGCCTCACATGCCTGTTATCATGTTGATCGATGACGGCACTGCTTCGGGAGCGGAGATCGTCGCGGGGGCAGTTCAAGATAACGACAGGGGCCTCATCGTTGGGATAAGGAGTTTTGGTAAGGGGCTGGTTCAAAGCGTTATCCAGCTGCCGCACAACTGGACGCTGGTGTTGACGACGGCGAGGTACTACACTCCTTCTGGCAGGTGCATCCAGAAGCCTTATTCGCAATACGGCAGTGGGTATCTGGCGGAGACGACAGAGGAGGAGAAGGAGAACCACGCCATCTATAGGTCTAGAGCAGGTAGGAAGTTGGGTGGGGGCGGCGGCATTTATCCGGACGTTGTTGTCAAATACACCGAACTTGGCAAGGGCTTTGAGAAGCTACATCGCAAGAACGTATTCACGCTGTTTGGTTTGCACTACGCGGCCACGCACAGAGATTTGGGCATGGATTTCAGCGTTACGGATGAGATGATCTCGGAGTTCCTCGCTTTTGCGGCTAAAAACGGCGTAGAGATCACTAAGGAAGAGCTCGTGGGCGAGAAGGAGCAGTACGTCAAGACCTACATCAGATGGCGCATCGTGCGCTCGCTGTGGGGCAACAAGGAGGCCGCCAAGACGTTCACGGCCATTGACGATCAAGTCCAAAAGGCGATCGAGCTGATGCCTGATGCACGAAAGATGCTCGAGCAGTCCTATCTCCCTTCGCTTAAGCATGGGGGCGAGCCAACGCCGTCGCCAGCGGCTGTGCCCGGCGCCGCCTCGCGGATGCGCTCGCTAGACATGCTGCTCTGA
- the amrB gene encoding AmmeMemoRadiSam system protein B produces the protein MPKARSGRRWLSGLQVMVAIFVVAVIPCAIFGADKTEAKESGAKVPPRIEVRLPVFAGQWYPAGKDDLAEMVDGFMEAAKGLPKVKGRLIGLVSPHAGFVFSGPVAGYGYKLLAESGQRVNTVIVIGPSHRSPLDGVSVNNVQDYETPLGIIKNDRKLADEIIKASGGEFRYVPQAHAREHSLESQLPFLQRSLKGGFKIVPILVNRTAYSARLASVLTKVISQQKDVIIVASSDMSHYRPFDEACQMDLMTFEMLKRLDVVALEKRLNSEATCLCGGSAVLTLAQVAKRLGAGSMMGLKYLNSGDTSGHKGAVVGYCSVAVSIPTGKIRQEGRSISMNEQLNDSEKKQLLAIARETIKEYVKHHRALTVEVQSERLKMRRGAFVTIKRQGSLRGCIGRFSPVSEPVYRIVQEMAVAASTQDPRFPPMSVSETGDMQIEISVLSDLSKISSIDEVEVGVHGLEIERGSFRGVLLPQVATEYGWDRTTFLEQTCHKAGLPSDAYKKGATIYVFTAQVFGDED, from the coding sequence ATGCCTAAGGCGAGAAGCGGTCGTAGATGGTTGAGCGGGCTGCAAGTAATGGTTGCTATTTTCGTTGTGGCGGTCATTCCGTGTGCCATATTCGGCGCGGACAAGACAGAGGCTAAGGAGAGCGGCGCCAAGGTCCCGCCAAGAATAGAAGTCAGGCTGCCGGTGTTTGCTGGGCAGTGGTATCCAGCAGGAAAGGATGACCTCGCCGAAATGGTTGACGGGTTCATGGAGGCTGCGAAAGGTCTCCCAAAGGTCAAGGGTCGGCTGATTGGGCTCGTCTCGCCCCACGCCGGCTTCGTGTTTTCGGGTCCTGTGGCCGGGTATGGCTACAAGCTCCTTGCCGAGTCAGGCCAGAGGGTGAACACGGTGATAGTCATCGGGCCTTCGCACCGGTCCCCACTCGACGGGGTATCCGTCAACAATGTGCAGGACTACGAGACGCCGCTGGGTATCATAAAGAATGATAGGAAGCTCGCAGATGAGATAATCAAGGCGTCAGGCGGCGAGTTCCGATACGTCCCTCAGGCGCACGCTAGGGAGCATTCGCTCGAGTCGCAGCTGCCTTTCTTGCAGCGTTCGCTGAAGGGAGGCTTCAAGATCGTTCCAATACTGGTCAACCGTACGGCGTATTCTGCGAGGTTGGCCTCGGTCCTGACGAAGGTCATCTCTCAGCAGAAGGACGTCATCATCGTTGCCAGCAGCGATATGTCGCACTACCGTCCGTTCGACGAGGCATGTCAGATGGACCTTATGACGTTCGAGATGCTGAAGAGATTGGATGTGGTGGCGTTGGAGAAGAGGCTCAACAGCGAGGCGACCTGCTTGTGTGGCGGATCGGCGGTTCTGACTCTCGCGCAAGTTGCGAAGAGGCTTGGTGCAGGATCAATGATGGGCCTTAAGTATCTCAATTCGGGAGATACATCTGGACATAAAGGCGCTGTTGTGGGCTACTGTAGCGTTGCAGTTTCAATCCCAACGGGCAAGATCAGGCAAGAGGGTAGGAGCATTAGCATGAATGAACAGCTGAACGATAGCGAGAAGAAACAGCTGCTTGCTATCGCCAGGGAAACCATAAAGGAATACGTGAAGCACCATCGGGCGCTGACGGTCGAGGTTCAATCCGAGAGGCTCAAAATGAGGCGCGGAGCGTTCGTGACGATCAAGCGCCAGGGTTCACTCAGGGGCTGCATAGGTAGGTTTTCGCCGGTCTCGGAGCCGGTTTACAGGATAGTTCAAGAGATGGCGGTTGCGGCATCGACTCAGGACCCGAGGTTTCCGCCGATGAGCGTTTCTGAGACCGGAGACATGCAGATAGAGATCTCAGTTCTTTCGGACTTATCCAAGATTAGTAGCATTGACGAGGTCGAGGTTGGCGTTCACGGGCTTGAGATCGAGCGGGGCTCGTTCAGGGGCGTTCTGCTGCCGCAGGTGGCCACGGAGTATGGCTGGGACAGGACGACGTTTCTGGAGCAGACCTGCCATAAGGCCGGGCTTCCCAGCGATGCCTACAAGAAAGGCGCGACGATTTACGTGTTCACGGCGCAGGTTTTTGGCGACGAGGATTGA
- a CDS encoding ribonuclease HII, with product MTEGTSPSYSGRRDDMWGFDEGIRQEGYRRIAGVDEVGRGCLAGSVVAAAVVLPHEFNDSRIRDSKQLSASAREFLFDVITKNAVSYGVGVVGPETIDSINILRAALMAMAQAVQNLNEPPDIVLVDGNQRMPGAVQQVTVKGGDNKSLSIASASIIAKVYRDRLMCELEMEYPGYGFASNKGYGSRAHVAALNRFGPCPVHRRSFAPVRRAAESLPELPLR from the coding sequence ATGACTGAGGGGACATCTCCGAGCTATTCGGGTCGGCGTGATGACATGTGGGGATTTGACGAGGGAATCCGTCAGGAGGGCTACCGGCGAATCGCGGGCGTGGATGAGGTTGGTCGGGGCTGTCTTGCCGGGTCTGTTGTTGCCGCAGCGGTTGTCCTGCCGCACGAGTTCAACGACAGTCGAATACGGGACTCAAAGCAGCTGAGCGCCTCGGCCCGTGAGTTTTTATTTGACGTCATTACCAAAAACGCCGTGAGCTATGGCGTCGGCGTTGTGGGACCGGAGACGATAGACTCGATCAACATCCTGCGGGCGGCGCTGATGGCGATGGCCCAAGCCGTCCAAAATCTGAATGAACCGCCTGACATCGTCCTCGTGGATGGAAATCAAAGGATGCCGGGGGCGGTCCAGCAAGTAACCGTCAAGGGCGGCGACAACAAGAGCCTCTCGATCGCCAGCGCCTCGATCATCGCGAAGGTATATCGGGACCGGCTGATGTGCGAGCTCGAAATGGAATATCCTGGCTACGGTTTTGCGAGCAACAAAGGCTACGGCAGCAGGGCGCATGTGGCCGCCCTGAACAGGTTCGGACCTTGCCCCGTGCATCGCAGGTCCTTCGCGCCGGTTCGTCGTGCGGCGGAGAGCCTGCCGGAGCTTCCGCTGCGGTGA
- a CDS encoding glycosyltransferase family 9 protein, whose translation MCNSILGMKQRRFLVIKLGSIGDVVHALPAVHQLRTHYPDAVIDWLIERKSALVLDGNVDISSRIVIDTKRWRRDLFLRPLKVLFEIRRLVDHLRSARYDAAIDLQGLLKSSVLAWLSKSRLRFGFPSRECRERLSARFINRKCWHAVDVQHVVEKLCSIIWCVAEELGDVEPVPKADFCRGARGGIVVSDGARRAIRDFLGEKGVRTDDLLIGLNPCAGWETKRWGGLNFARVIRALMDTDLGRRMRFVLLYGPGEKQYAEEILQALGQDADDDVFFAPPVGISRLCALLEACDVVVSGDTAVLHIAANLGRPTVALFGPSDPARNGPFGNPSAVFQHAMACGPCYKRRCKSMACIKNISPVKVAAAVERLLT comes from the coding sequence ATGTGCAATAGTATTCTCGGCATGAAACAGAGAAGGTTTCTAGTCATAAAACTTGGCTCGATCGGGGACGTTGTCCACGCGTTGCCAGCGGTTCATCAGCTCCGAACACACTATCCTGATGCAGTGATAGATTGGCTCATAGAGCGGAAATCAGCCCTAGTTCTCGACGGTAACGTGGACATCTCTTCAAGGATTGTTATCGACACGAAGCGCTGGCGTCGCGATCTCTTCTTGCGGCCTTTGAAAGTGTTGTTCGAGATTCGGCGGCTGGTGGACCATCTCAGGAGCGCTAGATATGACGCCGCTATTGATCTTCAAGGCCTTCTCAAGAGCAGTGTGTTGGCGTGGCTGTCCAAATCCCGACTGAGATTCGGCTTTCCGAGTCGTGAGTGCCGGGAGCGATTGAGCGCACGATTCATCAATCGCAAGTGCTGGCACGCCGTTGATGTGCAGCATGTTGTTGAGAAGCTCTGCTCAATCATCTGGTGCGTTGCGGAGGAGCTCGGCGACGTCGAGCCGGTGCCGAAGGCCGACTTTTGCCGTGGGGCACGAGGGGGCATCGTGGTAAGTGACGGCGCTCGGCGTGCGATCCGCGATTTTCTTGGCGAGAAAGGCGTGCGAACAGATGACCTGCTCATTGGTCTTAATCCGTGCGCTGGGTGGGAGACCAAGCGTTGGGGCGGGCTGAATTTCGCGAGGGTCATACGAGCTCTTATGGACACGGACCTCGGCCGCCGAATGCGATTCGTTCTGCTTTATGGGCCTGGGGAGAAGCAGTATGCCGAGGAGATACTGCAAGCGTTAGGGCAAGACGCGGACGACGATGTGTTCTTTGCGCCGCCTGTCGGCATTTCCAGACTTTGCGCACTTCTTGAGGCGTGCGATGTCGTCGTGTCAGGAGATACGGCTGTGCTTCATATCGCCGCCAACCTCGGTCGGCCAACTGTGGCGCTCTTTGGGCCTTCAGACCCCGCGAGAAACGGCCCGTTCGGGAATCCTTCGGCAGTGTTTCAACACGCGATGGCCTGTGGACCTTGTTACAAGCGCAGGTGCAAGAGTATGGCCTGCATCAAGAACATATCGCCGGTGAAGGTGGCGGCAGCCGTTGAGCGGCTGTTGACATGA
- a CDS encoding FAD-dependent oxidoreductase — MSKSVVILGAGPAGLATAYYLCKGGFNDITLLEKEKFVGGIAATLRRDDTLFDFGSHRIHPACDAETLSLLRSLLGSDLLTRPRRGAICLSGHMVEYPLRLAQIASAVGWLKGARLLASFGKQKLFPASAPQNQETSETLLVSRFGRAMFELFYKPYTTKVFGISPALMSPEQARRRVGAKSLLEIAKNALNLKTANTANPDTFLYPRLGFGQTCEALADEVRKAGASIILDASPKKIALSGARIGQLEYIAKKQKHTLKPDFVFSTIPLQSLTSLCLPRSNPAHQAAASLKTRSLVLLYVVLNKERVGEKDAYYFPSGDILFNRISEQKNFSPEMAPAGKTLLCADISCDVADRFWRLTDEEVFQTVKESLRRLGLIALKDVDYWFTRRVRFAYPVYSLGYEEHLQTVLDWADPIENLITLGRQGLFAHNNFHHSVMMGKAAAEHLLSDKPKSEGWNRARRAFDDFKVID; from the coding sequence TTGTCCAAATCGGTTGTCATTTTAGGTGCAGGACCCGCGGGCCTTGCTACTGCCTACTATCTCTGCAAGGGCGGTTTCAACGACATAACGCTCCTGGAGAAGGAGAAATTCGTGGGCGGCATCGCCGCCACGCTGCGCCGTGATGACACGCTGTTCGACTTTGGCAGCCACAGAATACATCCTGCGTGCGATGCCGAGACTCTCTCGCTGCTAAGGTCGCTTCTCGGTAGCGATCTCCTAACCAGGCCCAGACGAGGCGCGATATGCCTCTCGGGACACATGGTAGAATATCCCCTGCGCCTCGCTCAGATCGCCTCGGCCGTGGGCTGGCTCAAGGGCGCCAGGCTCCTGGCAAGCTTCGGCAAGCAGAAGCTCTTCCCCGCCTCGGCCCCACAGAACCAGGAAACGTCAGAAACGCTCCTTGTGAGCCGATTCGGAAGGGCGATGTTCGAGCTCTTCTACAAGCCATACACAACGAAGGTCTTTGGCATCTCGCCCGCTCTGATGTCGCCAGAACAGGCGAGGCGCCGTGTGGGGGCTAAGAGTCTGCTCGAGATCGCCAAAAACGCCCTCAACCTGAAGACGGCGAACACTGCCAATCCGGACACATTCCTCTACCCCCGACTTGGATTCGGGCAGACATGCGAGGCGCTCGCAGATGAGGTCCGAAAGGCCGGCGCCTCAATAATCCTCGACGCCTCGCCAAAGAAGATTGCGCTTTCTGGCGCTCGCATAGGGCAGCTGGAGTATATAGCAAAAAAGCAGAAGCACACGCTGAAGCCCGACTTCGTATTCTCGACCATCCCGCTTCAGTCGCTCACGTCGCTCTGCCTGCCGCGCTCCAATCCTGCCCATCAGGCCGCCGCGTCGCTCAAAACAAGGTCGCTGGTGCTGCTTTATGTCGTCCTGAATAAAGAGAGAGTCGGCGAGAAGGATGCTTATTACTTCCCCTCCGGCGACATTCTCTTCAATCGCATCTCAGAGCAGAAGAACTTCAGCCCAGAGATGGCGCCAGCGGGCAAGACTCTCCTCTGCGCCGACATCAGCTGCGATGTGGCCGACAGATTCTGGCGACTCACCGACGAGGAGGTCTTTCAGACGGTCAAGGAATCGCTGCGGCGTCTGGGGCTAATCGCTCTTAAGGACGTGGATTACTGGTTTACGCGACGGGTGAGGTTCGCATATCCCGTCTATTCGCTCGGCTACGAAGAGCACCTTCAGACCGTCTTGGACTGGGCTGACCCAATCGAAAACCTGATAACGCTTGGCCGGCAGGGGCTTTTTGCGCACAACAACTTCCACCACTCCGTGATGATGGGCAAGGCCGCCGCCGAACACTTGCTCTCTGACAAGCCAAAATCCGAGGGCTGGAACAGGGCCCGCCGTGCGTTCGACGACTTCAAGGTAATCGACTGA
- a CDS encoding glycosyltransferase family 2 protein, which translates to MSNKDANEPLVSVIVPIRNEARTIRRCLEAILAQDYPAERYEVIVVDGMSDDGTRQIVQQFCNADGRVKMLDNPARIVPHAMNIGIEASRGEIVVRLDGHAFASPDFIMRSVEALLAHDCECAGGRIISIGVDTWSNAASLAMSSVFGVGNSPFRCSDKPGYVDTVAFGAYRKDVLQAVGKFDRELVRCQDDEYNYRLRNKGYKIYFDPAIKTEYLCRSTFKSLFKQYFQYGYWKVRVLQKHPRMMQPRQFVPPVAVFMLIVLGAFSFAWRTPAIVLGVLSVLYAALSISFSIRIASSKGWKFLLILPIIFATLHFSYGSGFLCGLVRFAGAWKHEE; encoded by the coding sequence ATGAGTAATAAGGACGCTAACGAACCACTTGTGTCGGTAATCGTGCCCATAAGGAATGAGGCGCGGACTATTCGCCGGTGCCTCGAGGCAATTCTTGCTCAGGATTATCCGGCGGAGCGCTATGAGGTGATTGTGGTTGATGGGATGTCGGATGACGGGACGCGGCAGATAGTCCAGCAGTTCTGCAACGCGGACGGGAGGGTGAAGATGCTGGATAATCCCGCGAGAATCGTGCCTCACGCCATGAATATCGGGATTGAGGCGAGTCGAGGCGAGATAGTTGTGCGACTTGATGGCCACGCATTCGCTAGTCCGGATTTCATTATGAGGTCTGTGGAAGCGCTTTTGGCGCACGATTGCGAATGTGCAGGGGGTAGAATAATCTCGATCGGGGTGGACACTTGGTCGAATGCAGCCTCGCTCGCCATGAGCTCAGTTTTCGGTGTGGGCAATTCTCCCTTCAGGTGCTCTGACAAGCCCGGTTACGTCGATACCGTGGCGTTTGGGGCTTACAGAAAGGATGTGTTACAAGCGGTCGGCAAGTTCGACCGGGAATTGGTGCGCTGCCAGGATGATGAATACAATTATCGGTTGAGAAATAAAGGATACAAAATATATTTCGATCCAGCTATCAAGACCGAGTACCTCTGTAGGTCAACTTTCAAGTCCTTGTTCAAACAGTATTTCCAGTATGGCTACTGGAAGGTGAGAGTGCTGCAGAAACACCCAAGAATGATGCAGCCGAGGCAGTTTGTCCCACCGGTGGCGGTATTCATGCTGATAGTGCTGGGCGCCTTCAGTTTCGCCTGGCGAACGCCGGCAATCGTCCTGGGGGTGCTCTCGGTGCTCTATGCCGCGCTCAGCATCAGTTTCTCGATAAGGATAGCCAGCAGCAAAGGCTGGAAGTTCCTGCTAATTCTGCCGATTATCTTTGCCACGCTGCACTTCTCATACGGGTCCGGTTTTTTGTGTGGCCTGGTGCGCTTCGCAGGAGCCTGGAAGCATGAAGAGTGA